The genomic stretch GGCGGATATGTCTGCCTCCGTCATGATCCGGGCGAGTTCGTCGAACATGACTGTCGGCTTCCAGCCCAGCACCTGCTCGGCCTTCGACGGGTCGCCGATCAACGCGTCCACCTCGGCCGGGCGCTCGTAGCGAGCGTCGTAGGCGACATACTCGCGCCAGTCGAGACCCACGGCCGAGAACGCCGCTTCGCAGAATTCGCGCACCGTGTGGGCCTCGCCGGTGGCCACCACGTAGTCGTCGGGCTCGTCTTGCTGGAGCATCCTCCACATCGCGTCGACGTACTCCGGTGCGTAGCCCCAGTCGCGGACCGCGTCCAGATTGCCCAAGTAGAGCTTTTCCTGCAGGCCGGCCTTGATCCGGGCCACGGCACGGGTGATCTTGCGGGTGACGAACGTCTCGCCACGACGAGGGCTCTCATGGTTGAACAGGACCCCGTTGACGGCGTACATGCCGTACGCCTCGCGGTAGTTCACTGTCGTCCAGTAGCCGAAGACCTTGGCGCAGCCGTAAGGGCTGCGGGGGTGAAAACGGGTCTGCTCGTTCTGCGGCGGCGGTGCGGAGCCGAACATCTCCGACGACGACGCCTGGTAGATCCGGGTCGCCACGCCACTGGCCCGGACGGCTTCGAGCAGTCGCAGTGGTCCGGTGCCGGTGATATCGGCGGTGTACAACGGCGCGTCGAACGACACCCGGACGTGCGACTGCGCACCGAGGTTGTAGATCTCATCCGGCTGGATGTCACGGAGCAAATTGACCAGCGCGACACCGTCGGACAGATCCGCATGGTGCAGAGTAAGCCGCCGGTCCGGATCGTGTGGTTCCTCGTATATGTGATCGATGCGGTCGGTATTGAAACTGGACGATCTGCGGATCAAACCGTGGACCTGGTAGCCCTTTTCCAGCAGCAATTCGGCTAGATATGAGCCGTCCTGCCCGGTGATACCAGTGATGACAGCATTCTTCGCCATCGCGCAAGCCCCCCTGCTCAGGCGACGCAAGCCCCCTTGCGCCCATTGTGGGTACTTTATGTCTTTCAGCTGCATACGTAAAGCCGAAGTCGTGCGACAATGAGGCGCCATGGGGGTTTTGCTGCCTTTGGGCGCGCGCGTTTTTGTTGCTGGTCATCGAGGGTTGGTGGGGTCGGCGATCGTTCGCCGTCTCGAAGCCGATGGATACCGGGTTGTGGTTCGTGGCCGGGACGAACTCGATCTGCGTGATGCTCGCGCGACACATGAATTTCTAGAAGAAGCTGCTCCGGACGCCGTGGTGCTGGCCGCGGCCACCGTCGGCGGCATCATGGCCAATTCGAGGTATCCGGTCGACTTCCTCGAAGACAACCTGAGAATTCAGCTGAGCGTCATCACCGGCAGCCATGCCACCGGGGTGCACCGCCTGCTTTTCCTCGGGTCCAGTTGCATCTATCCGAAACTGGCCGAGCAACCCATCAGCGAGGACTCATTGCTGACCGGACCGCTCGAGCCGACGAACCAGCCGTACGCGATCGCGAAGATCGCCGGAATCGAACAGGTCAACGCGTACCGCTGCCAGTACGGCCGGGCCTACATCTCGGCGATGCCGACCAATCTGTACGGGCCGGGTGACAACTTCGACCTGGAGAACTCGCACGTGCTGCCGGCGCTCATCCGCCGTTTCCACGATGCTCGCGAGGCCGGTCAGCCCGAGGTCGTGTTGTGGGGAAGCGGCACTCCGAGGCGTGAGTTCCTGCACGTCGACGATCTCGCGGAGGCCTGTGTCGTGCTGCTGCGCACGTACGACGAAGACGGTCCCATCAACGTCGGCTCGGGTACCGATCTGACGATTCGTGAACTCGGGGAGACCGTCGCGGCGGTGGTGGGATACGAGGGCAATATCTCATTCGATCCCGCACGCCCGGACGGTACCCCGCGCAAACTCATGGACGGCAGCCG from Phytoactinopolyspora mesophila encodes the following:
- a CDS encoding GDP-L-fucose synthase family protein, with the protein product MGVLLPLGARVFVAGHRGLVGSAIVRRLEADGYRVVVRGRDELDLRDARATHEFLEEAAPDAVVLAAATVGGIMANSRYPVDFLEDNLRIQLSVITGSHATGVHRLLFLGSSCIYPKLAEQPISEDSLLTGPLEPTNQPYAIAKIAGIEQVNAYRCQYGRAYISAMPTNLYGPGDNFDLENSHVLPALIRRFHDAREAGQPEVVLWGSGTPRREFLHVDDLAEACVVLLRTYDEDGPINVGSGTDLTIRELGETVAAVVGYEGNISFDPARPDGTPRKLMDGSRIRELGWAPRIGLRDGIAATYKWWLEAGRPTGKSAASARR
- the gmd gene encoding GDP-mannose 4,6-dehydratase gives rise to the protein MAKNAVITGITGQDGSYLAELLLEKGYQVHGLIRRSSSFNTDRIDHIYEEPHDPDRRLTLHHADLSDGVALVNLLRDIQPDEIYNLGAQSHVRVSFDAPLYTADITGTGPLRLLEAVRASGVATRIYQASSSEMFGSAPPPQNEQTRFHPRSPYGCAKVFGYWTTVNYREAYGMYAVNGVLFNHESPRRGETFVTRKITRAVARIKAGLQEKLYLGNLDAVRDWGYAPEYVDAMWRMLQQDEPDDYVVATGEAHTVREFCEAAFSAVGLDWREYVAYDARYERPAEVDALIGDPSKAEQVLGWKPTVMFDELARIMTEADISALDDELNGRTVRVDR